One window of the Trifolium pratense cultivar HEN17-A07 linkage group LG2, ARS_RC_1.1, whole genome shotgun sequence genome contains the following:
- the LOC123905175 gene encoding uncharacterized protein LOC123905175 — protein sequence MAEQRTLRQLAAPDVNYNGLCIQYTDVDIPFELKSGLIHLLPKFHGLAGITEDHIKLRAFPFSLQGAAKDWLYYLEPNSITTWNDLKKVFLERYFPASRAASIRKEICGIRQGNESLAEYWERFKHLVSSCPQHQITEQLLIQYFYEGLLPMDRNILDAASGGALVDKTPATAKALIENMSLNSQQFTTRNNSASVNEIQSSSSSIKALETKFDARIDELTSLVKKLAVSKAQPAKVCGICTSSEHPTDTFPILQDETITELPQAYAAAAALYNQNRYNNSDLSTNKYHPSWRNHQNLRYGNQSQAAAPAAPPATSSLEDLVTQLVANSTQHQQRTDASIQNLTTQMGQMANAIGQLQSQGSGNLPAQSVPNPNGNPNVSAITLRSGRVSEPAPEKKKKKKKAIATSSTPEPDHASEPSVTAETEKVYVPPIPFPQRVQKNKKNKVEEDKEILDIFSKVAVNIPLLDAIKQIPKYAKFLKDLCTNKRKVKGNERVSLGRNVSALIQSNAELEPAPERANVSSLNQAMPQKCKDPGTFSIPCTIGDRKFENCMLDLGASINVMPTSIFNNLDLGPLQHTGLTIQLANRSNARPVGVVEDVLVQVNDLIFPADFYILDMAGETESSRSPIILGRPFMKTAKTKIDVDDGTMSMEFGDIVAKFNIFDAMKYPLEEHSVFQLELLSEIVVEFHSDLCSADVYSCDDCIDTNLCVVCAEIDLQGDIFPAGEVVNEVVYAVEALDIPAVPTKPSIEQPPSLELKSLPKNLKYAYLERDEKLPVIISSNLDFVQENKLLQVLKKHKKEIEWKLADIPKIKSAGTNKVFKVNEWRLKLFHESLMPEEETVEELPLEEPSYTLAATP from the exons ATGGCTGAACAAAGAACACTAAGGCAGCTTGCTGCTCCTGATGTCAATTACAATGGTCTATGCATCCAATATACTGACGTTGATATTCCTTTTGAATTGAAATCTGGTTTGATACACTTGTTGCCCAAGTTTCATGGTCTTGCAG GTATAACAGAAGATCACATCAAGCTCAGAGCTTTTCCATTCTCGCTCCAGGGTGCTGCCAAAGATTGGTTGTACTATCTTGAGCCGAATTCTATCACAACTTGGAATGATTTGAAGAAGGTCTTTCTAGAGAGATACTTTCCCGCTTCTAGAGCTGCatcaatcagaaaagaaatatgCGGCATTAGGCAGGGAAACGAATCATTGGCAGAGTACTGGGAAAGATTCAAGCATCTAGTTTCCAGTTGTCCCCAACACCAGATCACCGAGCAATTACTCATCCAATATTTCTATGAGGGGTTGCTACCAATGGATCGAAACATTTTGGATGCTGCAAGTGGTGGAGCACTTGTTGATAAAACTCCAGCTACCGCAAAGGCCTTGATCGAGAACATGTCACTCAACTCGCAACAGTTTACAACTAGAAATAATTCTGCAAGTGTGAATGAGATTCAGTCTTCCTCTTCTTCCATCAAGGCGCTCGAAACCAAGTTTGATGCTAGAATTGATGAACTTACTTCCTTGGTGAAAAAGTTGGCAGTTAGCAAAGCTCAACCAGCAAAAGTGTGTGGTATTTGTACTTCTTCTGAGCACCCGACTGATACATTCCCCATTCTACAAGATGAAACAATAACTGAGCTTCCTCAAGCatatgcagcagcagcagcccTTTACAATCAAAACAGGTACAACAATTCTGACCTCTCCACCAACAAATATCACCCTAGTTGGAGGAATCATCAAAACCTCCGATATGGGAATCAGTCACAGGCTGCAGCCCCTGCTGCCCCACCAGCCACTTCTTCACTAGAAGACCTTGTCACGCAACTGGTTGCAAATAGCACACAACATCAACAACGAACAGATGCTAGCATTCAGAACCTGACAACGCAGATGGGACAAATGGCCAATGCAATAGGCCAACTGCAATCTCAAGGCTCCGGTAACCTTCCTGCACAATCGGTTCCAAACCCAAATGGGAATCCAAACGTGAGTGCAATTACTTTGAGGTCCGGAAGAGTGTCAGAACCAGCTccagaaaagaagaagaagaagaagaaagccATTGCAACATCATCTACTCCTGAACCTGATCATGCTTCTGAACCTTCTGTTACAGCTGAGACTGAAAAAGTATACGTGCCACCAATCCCTTTCCCTCAAAGggtgcagaaaaataaaaagaacaaagTTGAGGAAGACAAAGAGATTCTTGATATATTCAGCAAAGTAGCAGTCAACATTCCTCTACTTGATGCAATTAAGCAGATTCCGAAATATGCAAAATTCTTGAAAGATTTGTGCACAAACAAGAGGAAAGTGAAGGGAAATGAGAGAGTTAGTTTAGGGCGAAATGTTTCAGCCCTTATTCAGTCTAATGCTGAGCTCGAACCTGCGCCTGAAAGAGCTAATGTTTCATCCCTCAATCAGGCCATGCCACAGAAATGCAAGGATCCAGGAACTTTTTCTATTCCATGTACCATTGGGGATAGAAAATTCGAAAATTGCATGTTAGATTTAGGAGCTTCTATTAATGTTATGCCTACTTCTATTTTTAACAATCTTGATCTTGGTCCTTTGCAGCATACAGGTCTTACTATTCAGCTGGCAAACAGGAGCAATGCTCGCCCTGTTGGAGTAGTGGAAGATGTACTTGTTCAAGTTAATGACTTGATTTTCCCTGCAGATTTTTACATTCTTGACATGGCTGGAGAAACAGAATCAAGCAGATCACCAATCATCTTGGGCAGACCATTCATGAAAACAGCGAAGACAAAAATTGATGTTGATGATGGAACCATGTCCATGGAATTTGGTGACATTGTTgcgaaatttaatattttcgaTGCTATGAAATATCCTTTGGAAGAGCACTCTGTTTTTCAATTAGAATTGCTTTCTGAAATTGTTGTTGAATTTCATTCTGATTTGTGTTCAGCTGATGTTTACTCATGTGATGATTGTATTGATACTAACCTTTGTGTTGTATGTGCTGAGATTGATTTGCAGGGTGATATTTTTCCCGCAGGAGAAGTTGTCAATGAAGTTGTTTACGCAGTTGAAGCTCTTGACATCCCGGCTGTTCCAACAAAACCATCCATAGAACAACCACCGTCCTTAGAGCTGAAGTCACTCCCTAAAAATCTTAAATATGCTTATCTAGAGAGGGATGAAAAACTTCCGGTTATAATTTCTTCTAACCTTGATTTTGTTCAAGAAAATAAGCTTTTGCAGGTTTTGAAGAAACATAAAAAGGAAATTGAGTGGAAATTGGCTGAcataccaaaaatcaaaagTGCAGGTACTAACAAAGTGTTCAAAGTAAACGAATGGCGGCTGAAGCTGTTCCATGAAAGCCTGATGCCTGAAGAagaaactgttgaagagcttcCCTTGGAGGAACCTTCCTACACTCTAGCCGCTACACCTTAG